From a single Brassica oleracea var. oleracea cultivar TO1000 chromosome C5, BOL, whole genome shotgun sequence genomic region:
- the LOC106344451 gene encoding uncharacterized protein LOC106344451, producing the protein MSSNLNKTCEYEEKSGTLDGGSNDTEKSGTLDRSGEDEAQSGIPYVNGEDEIQSSTFEEIFEDEISRGSRDGSFGFDSDMSFNGETENQMVGGLEGIQNILQILERISVRQIFSTKAELQNKLRMITIFQNFDYTTYKPTKTLLVLKCFVAGCSWKIRASVMKASYEFKVRKYIDIHTCPATNRCSRHRQATSKCIGELYLGKFGKVGLGIRPIHIMDVMKAMYGIDIDYWKAYKALVHARELERGTWESGYEYFPFYFQKIEAANPGTITKLVCDEEDRFRYLFIAFGACITGFQFIRNVIVVDGAHLKGKFKGVMLVAASQDVNGGIFPLAFRIVDSENHVSWEWFLNQLRLVYGDREDLAIISDRHKSIRKSVRKAAKVYRVSEFIALFDEIRRENPAIAAYLEKADVRLWSRAIFQGDRYDIMTSNIAESINKVLKDAREYPIAFFLDEVRKVISRWFMERREHAMSLQTLFTPRVERTLTYRCKIGNTLTVQHINAYRSHVTGGALDCVVDIREKSTCRKYDIDKIPCEHALASAGKRPNLHLQTLVHPYYTKSNLSGAYVESVNPVDVESQPHADLPMKKCLPPDVKRGLGRPKKSRYLSALERVMGKQPQLKKMKIEKVYNEPPTQKLCKLYTSSECKQARHNRATCKGG; encoded by the exons ATGAGTAGCAATTTAAATAAAACTTGTGAATATGAAGAAAAAAGTGGTACTCTTGATGGAGGTAGCAATGATACAGAAAAAAGTGGTACCCTTGATAGGTCTGGGGAAGACGAGGCACAAAGTGGTATACCATATGTAAATGGGGAAGATGAGATTCAAAGTAGTACTTTTGAAGAAATTTTTGAAGATGAAATAAGTCGTGGTTCTAGAGATGGTAGCTTTGGATTTGATTCAGATATGTCTTTTAACGGAGAAACTGAAAATCAAATGGTTGGTGGCTTAGAAGGTATACAAAATATTTTGCAGATTCTGGAGCGTATCAGCGTGAGGCAAATATTTAGTACCAAGGCAGAGTTACAAAATAAGTTGCGTATGATCACGATATTTCAGAATTTTGATTATACAACGTATAAGCCCACAAAAACTTTGCTGGTACTGAAATGCTTTGTTGCTGGTTGTTCTTGGAAGATTCGTGCATCAGTAATGAAAGCATCTTATGAGTTTAAAGTTCGAAAGTACATTGACATTCATACGTGCCCTGCTACAAATAGGTGTTCTCGTCATCGACAAGCTACATCAAAATGTATTGGAGAGTTGTATTTGGGAAAATTTGGGAAAGTTGGTCTTGGGATTAGACCGATTCACATTATGGATGTCATGAAGGCTATGTATGGTATTGATATTGATTATTGGAAGGCATACAAAGCCTTAGTACATGCACGTGAGCTAGAGAGAGGCACATGGGAGAGCGGGTACGAGTATTTTCCTTTCTATTTTCAAAAGATCGAGGCGGCTAATCCAGGTACAATTACGAAACTTGTTTGCGATGAGGAAGACAGATTTAGGTACTTATTCATTGCATTTGGTGCATGTATCACTGGTTTCCAATTTATAAGAAATGTGATAGTTGTGGATGGAGCTCATTTGAAAGGAAAATTCAAAGGTGTTATGCTCGTTGCCGCTTCACAAGATGTAAATGGTGGGATATTTCCTCTAGCTTTCAGGATTGTTGATTCAGAAAATCATGTTTCATGGGAGTGGTTCCTAAATCAGCTGCGTTTGGTTTATGGGGACCGAGAAGACTTGGCAATAATTTCTGATAGACACAAATCCATTCGAAAATCAGTTAGAAAG GCTGCAAAGGTGTACAGGGTTTCTGAGTTCATTGCGTTATTTGATGAGATTCGAAGAGAAAACCCTGCCATTGCTGCATATTTGGAGAAGGCTGATGTTCGTTTGTGGTCTCGTGCAATTTTTCAAGGAGATAGGTATGATATAATGACAAGCAATATTGCTGAGTCTATCAATAAGGTTCTCAAAGACGCTCGCGAGTATCCTATTGCATTTTTTCTGGACGAAGTGCGTAAGGTGATTTCAAGATGGTTTATGGAACGACGAGAACATGCTATGTCACTACAAACATTATTCACGCCAAGGGTTGAACGAACTTTGACGTATAGATGCAAGATTGGTAATACTCTCACTGTGCAACACATAAACGCATATCGTAGCCATGTAACTGGTGGTGCACTTGATTGTGTCGTGGACATACGAGAG AAGAGTACTTGCCGTAAATATGATATTGATAAGATACCATGTGAACATGCTCTTGCTTCTGCTGGTAAGCGACCAAATCTACATTTACAAACTCTAGTACATCCGTACTACACAAAAAGTAACTTGTCCGGTGCGTATGTGGAGTCCGTTAATCCGGTGGATGTTGAGTCGCAACCTCATGCAGATTTACCAATGAAAAAATGTCTCCCACCAGATGTAAAACGTGGACTAGGTAGGCCAAAGAAGTCGAGATATCTTTCTGCACTTGAAAGAGTGATGGGCAAACAACCACAGTTGAAAAAGATGAAAATCGAGAAGGTTTACAATGAACCACCAACCCAAAAGTTGTGCAAGCTGTACACAAGCTCAGAATGTAAGCAAGCTAGACATAATCGTGCCACTTGCAAAGGTGGCTGA
- the LOC106296156 gene encoding two-component response regulator ARR7-like, translating to MAVGDVMRMEIPSGGDMSVTSPELHVLAVDDSIVDRKVIERLLRISACKVTTVESGARALQYLGLDGDKGASGLKDLKVNLIVTDYSMPGLTGYDLLKKIKESSVFREIPVVIMSSENILPRIEQCLREGAEDFLLKPVKLADVKRIKELIMRNEAEDCKTLSHSNKRKLAEYIDDASSPSPSSSTHDDSSAKDFPSSKQMKSADEKFSSLL from the exons ATGGCAGTTGGTGACGTCATGAGGATGGAGATCCCATCCGGTGGAGATATGTCAGTTACTTCACCAGAGTTACATGTTCTTGCCGTCGATGATAGTATTGTGGATCGTAAAGTCATTGAGAGATTGCTGAGAATCTCAGCCTGTAAAG TGACTACTGTAGAGAGTGGGGCTAGGGCTTTGCAGTACCTTGGCTTAGATGGAGACAAAGGAGCTTCTGGTCTTAAG GATTTGAAGGTGAATTTGATAGTGACGGATTACTCAATGCCAGGACTAACAGGATATGATCTTCTCAAGAAGATTAAG GAATCTTCCGTCTTCAGAGAAATACCAGTTGTGATTATGTCATCCGAGAACATCTTACCTCGTATAGAACA ATGTCTGAGAGAAGGAGCAGAGGATTTTCTGTTAAAACCGGTGAAACTAGCTGATGTAAAGCGAATAAAAGAACTTATAATGAGAAATGAAGCAGAGGATTGCAAAACCTTAAGCCATTCTAACAAGAGAAAACTTGCAGAATACATTGATGATGCATCATCACCATCACCATCATCATCAACTCATGATGATTCTTCTGCCAAGGACTTTCCATCTTCAAAACAGATGAAATCAGCAGATGAAAAGTTTTCTTCACTCCTTTGA